GCTCTTCACCATGTCTCGGCAATTAAACCGAGCGTTCGGCTACTATGGCCTCTGCTGACTTCTGCCTAACTTAAGCGAGCGAGTTACCTCGCAAGCCGCTACGTTGAGTCTGTGGGTGCTATCCAGTTCGTCTCTCATGCCATGAATAAAATGTGGAGGTGTCGTCATGCATAAAGTTATTTCATTAGTGAACATCCTGGGTTTCATTGCCCTCACCAGTTGCGCCACAGTTTCTGTTAATCATTTTCAAGGCGGGAAGTCTCTGGGAACTGGAAAAACCAAGATAGGCTTCGGTAGTCAAATTGGCCGGAGCGTCGACTATGACAGCGATGAAGATGCAATTGATAATCCCGCCACGATCCTATTTGATTTTTCGGTTCAGCACGGTTTGGGGTCAAAATTCGACATCGGAGCAGATCTATTTGCCACATTGTCGACCTCGGTCGGAATCAAACTCTTAGGCAAATACGCGTTCTTGGATTCCACCTCGAAATGGGGTCTGGCACTGATGCCAGCTCTCGGTTATGCCGTCGGCCAGGGCAAGCGGGGTTCAGATGAGGATTTTACGCAAAAGGCGTTCATTACCGAAGCAGCGCTTCTGGTCAGCTATGATTTCTCGCCTCACAATACTTTATTATTCGGTCCATCGGTGTATAGCTATCGCATCAACAGCAAGGGGGAAAAAGCGCCTCTCATAGGATCCACGCGGCAAATAAATTTTGATCGGAGTATTGTCTCTCCGGGATTTTCGCTTGGGCTAGTTACTGAGCATATTGCCTATGAGGTAACACTGATTCCGATTAAGACGCGCGTACACGAGGACAATGAGACAGTGGAACGAACCATATTTTTCCCCTATTTCGGTGTCAGATTATTCGGGTGGGGAGGTCTGCTGAAACTTTTTGGTCTAGCGGACTAAAGAGCAGAATGGAATCAACGAGAGCCCCATCTTCATTCGATGATTGGAATAATGTCCGGTAAGGAAGGCGGCGTGGTTCACGGCGGTATTATCAGCACCTTGGCCGACACGGCGGCCGTTTATACCCTACATCCTTACCTGACCGAAAACCAATCCATGACCAGCATTGAATTCAAAATGAATTTTCTAAGTCCTGCTTTACTTGAAAATGGAGATTTACTGGCGCG
The sequence above is a segment of the candidate division KSB1 bacterium genome. Coding sequences within it:
- a CDS encoding PaaI family thioesterase; this translates as MSGKEGGVVHGGIISTLADTAAVYTLHPYLTENQSMTSIEFKMNFLSPALLENGDLLARAYLVKRGRKVALCDVEVYQKEKLVAKGLFSYLLF